Below is a genomic region from Armatimonadota bacterium.
TTCCGGGGGGACGGAAGCCTACTGCGTCATCCGAATGGCTTCTTCGATCAGTTCGTTGGCGGTTGAAATCACGCGCGTGCTGGCCTGGTAAGCGCGCTGCGTTACGAGCATCTCCAGGAAAGCGCTGGTGAGGTCCGTGTTGGACATCTCCACGGCCTGGCCCGTGATGTCTCCCAGGCCTGCGCTGCCGGGGGCTCCGATCTGGGCCAGGCCCGATGCAGCGCTGGTGGAGTAGAGGTTGTCGCCGTTGCGTTCGAGCCCGTCCACATTTGGGAATGTGGCGAGGGCAAGCCGGGCCAAAGGCGCGGATCGACCATCGGAGTAGTTGCCGATGACCACTCCGCCGTCTGCGATACTGACCCCCAGGAGCGTTGCGCCGGGGTAGCCGCTCTGTTCGGTGGGGACAACGTCATTGCTGCCGGCGTACTGGGTGGCGGCGGTAGTGTCGATGTTGAGAACCAGGTTGGCGGCGCCGTTGGGCATGGCGGCAGTGAGGGCGAGGGTACCGCCGGCCGTGAGCCCGCCGGTTGCGTCGAAGGTGATGGCCCCGGTGACCGAGGTGCCCTCACAAGTTGCAGTGACATCCCACGCGTTGGTGGCGGTTTTCGTGTAGACCAGGGACAATTCGTGGGCATCGCCGAGAGAGTCATACACTGTGACTGAAGCGTTGTAAGTATCACCCACCGCAGCGGCGGAGTTGAGATTGCCCTCAAGGACCACACTATCGGTTGGCTTCGGGCTGCGCATGGTACGCAGGGCGAAACTCAGGTCTCCAATGGGACCGTTGGTGTCGATGACGTCGTTCACGGCAGTCCAGCCCTGTACACGCAACCCGGTGGATGCCATCACCAGGTTGTTGGTCCCGTCGATCCGAAAGATGCCCTCGCGGGTGTAAACCTGCCCTCGGTCCCCACTGAGAATGAACATCCCCGCCCCGTCGATTGCAGCGTCCAGGGCCTGGCCGGAGTATTCGAGGGTTCCCTGGGAGTTGACGGTGTTGATTCCGCCCACGGAGACCCCACTGCCCACCTGGAGTGCGGAGGTGGAGCCCTGTCCGCCCATACTCGGCCGAGCCGCTCTCAGGGTCTGGTAGAAAGCGTCCTGGAATGACACGCGCGAGGCCTTGTAGCCCACCGTGCTCACGTTCGCCAGGTTGTTGGCGGCCACGTCCATCTTCACCTGATGTGCGACGGTGCTGGAAAGACCGGCGTATAGCGCCTTGTTCAACGCGGTGACACCCTTTCAATGCGACGATTGCATTCCGCTTCGAGGCGTCTCGCCCCAAACGGGGAGAGTGCAATTCCCGGGCCACCCATGTAACGTCATTCGACGGAAATCAGGCTATCGACCGCGGCCTTCCGGCTTCCTGCGCAGCAGAGCCACTCACCATTCTCGCGGATGATGCGGTCAACGACGCCGGAGACGGTATCGCCCGATCCCGGGTCGACCCAGGACACAGTCCGGCCCAGGAGATCCGCCAGCTCACCTGCCGTACCTCGCGCCTGTTGTTCCATGTGCGTGTTGAGAGTGGACAGCTCGTTGAGAGTGGTGAGATCCGTGAGTTGGGTGAGCATGTCCTGGGTGCTCATCGGCTCCAGCGGGTCCTGGTGCTGCAATTGCGCGGATAGAAGAGTGAGAAAGGCGTCGGTAGAAAGCTGCCGGCCGGCTGACATGACGCCGGTAGTGGGAGATGTTGAGGACTTGGTATTTGCGCCGGCGGATGTGACAGCGTTGAGTGCGGCAGGCAATGTGGTTCCCTCCGGATTGCATCAGGCGAGAAGATTCAGGACCGGCGCGGAAGCCGGAGTCCCGTAGAGCGTCCTGAGCGAATAGCTGCGCGGATGAGGACTGGCTGCAGATTGCCGGGGCTCGGTGGTTGTCCAGTTTGCGCGCGGCGCCGCGTAGTCAGGCGCGTCGCCATGGCCGCCTTGTGGATCGCGCTGGGCGGTGAACTGCGCCAGGTCCAGCCCCCGATCCGCCAAGCGCCGACGGATCTCCGGCTCGATACCCCGGAGAGCTTCGGCATCGCTCTGGGTCGCGCAGGCGATCTCCACCCGGGCTGCTCCGTCGCGCACCTCCACGGCCACACGCAGTGTGGAGCCGGAGTCTCCTGACAGCTCAAGCTCGAAAGACTGGGTGACCCGGTCCAGAGCTTCCATCAACTGCGTCGGAACGCGCGCGGGGAGATGGGAGGTCTCATCCAGGCTCTGCGGGGTGAGCGGGGCTGCGTGGGACGGTTCTTCCGGCCTCGTTAGCGTGAACTGTGTTGGCGAAACGGGAGGCGCGATGTCTTCCCTGGGCTGCACAGAAGGGTTTGCTTCCTCTGTGAAGGCCACCGGTGCCGCGTGTTGGAATGGGGCCCGGAGCGTTGTGCCGTCAGCGGGCTCTGCAGACAGTCCAGTCTTCGGGACGAGCGGAGCTGCCGGGATTGGTGCCGGCGACAAGAGAGCGTCTGGTTCTCGGAGGACGGGTACCGTGGGCGTCGGGAGATCACTGCCCGCCGGAACGTCATCCAGGCGCCAGTAATGTGATGCCGGTCTCGACACCGAACTTACCGGTGTTCGCGGCGCGGCAGTTTCCTGGACGAGCACCTGCATTTCCGGCACGGGCGCGGCCTCGGCCGCGACAACCGGACTCACAGGCCCCTCGCCCACAGTGCGGCGGTAGGACTCGGTGGCCGGCTGCGCCCTGGTGCCCTGCGGTGCAGTATGAACGGAACGCTCTATGAACGCGGGCCGTATCAGGCCGGTCAATCGCAACGCTGATACGTGTCCCTCGGGGCGCGCTTCAGACCTCTGCCCGACGGTCTGGTGCAGGGCGCTCGCCCCCATGGCGTCCGGCAGAGTTTCACTGGCTTCGTAGCTTGGCCGCGTGGGGCTGGGCGAAGGGTGTGGCACGGGTTGCGGCGCGGACCGACGAGTCCCGTGGGCATGGGGCTGTATGCCGCGAA
It encodes:
- a CDS encoding flagellar hook protein FlgE, with the translated sequence MNKALYAGLSSTVAHQVKMDVAANNLANVSTVGYKASRVSFQDAFYQTLRAARPSMGGQGSTSALQVGSGVSVGGINTVNSQGTLEYSGQALDAAIDGAGMFILSGDRGQVYTREGIFRIDGTNNLVMASTGLRVQGWTAVNDVIDTNGPIGDLSFALRTMRSPKPTDSVVLEGNLNSAAAVGDTYNASVTVYDSLGDAHELSLVYTKTATNAWDVTATCEGTSVTGAITFDATGGLTAGGTLALTAAMPNGAANLVLNIDTTAATQYAGSNDVVPTEQSGYPGATLLGVSIADGGVVIGNYSDGRSAPLARLALATFPNVDGLERNGDNLYSTSAASGLAQIGAPGSAGLGDITGQAVEMSNTDLTSAFLEMLVTQRAYQASTRVISTANELIEEAIRMTQ